In Arthrobacter sp. MN05-02, one genomic interval encodes:
- the clsA gene encoding major cardiolipin synthase ClsA, whose protein sequence is MGWLKQTTILGLARTTAKRAAVTLFSAQAVVIAGLVGVDTFQKRRRTRRPGFPQPGTFRTTIADTDTTVYTYGEDLYDAMIAAIDKAEHQVLLETYIWKGDAVGARFRDAVNRAAERGVKVFVIYDGFANLVVNPFFYSFHPLVNAYRFPVLRPSIVFTNIRGTGLDHRKVLVVDDEVGFVGGYNIGADYATKWRDTHLEIRGPSVWELREAFVSFWNLRAIPRRPLLPDLSASFWEPRIRAVNNIPANLVFPIRGVYLDAINRADKHIFITTAYFIPDRQILDALLRASRRGVDVRVILPEDSNHVVSDWLSRGFYSSLIGAGVQILLYQNSMIHAKTATIDGEWSTVGTANIDRLSLTGNYEINLEIFDRALAATMEQIFEVDSSNSRVLTKEEWEGRHVVARASELILAPLRPFL, encoded by the coding sequence ATGGGCTGGTTGAAGCAGACGACGATTCTCGGACTCGCACGCACCACGGCGAAACGCGCGGCCGTCACCCTCTTCTCGGCACAGGCCGTGGTCATCGCCGGGCTCGTCGGGGTGGACACCTTCCAGAAACGACGGCGCACCAGGCGTCCGGGCTTCCCGCAGCCGGGCACCTTCCGGACGACCATCGCCGACACCGACACGACGGTCTACACCTACGGCGAGGACCTCTACGACGCCATGATCGCGGCGATCGACAAGGCCGAGCACCAGGTCCTCCTCGAGACGTACATCTGGAAGGGCGACGCCGTCGGGGCGCGGTTCCGCGATGCCGTGAACCGGGCCGCGGAGCGCGGGGTGAAGGTCTTCGTCATCTACGACGGCTTCGCGAACCTCGTGGTGAACCCGTTCTTCTACTCGTTCCACCCCCTCGTGAACGCCTACCGCTTCCCCGTCCTCCGCCCGTCCATCGTCTTCACGAACATCCGTGGAACCGGCCTCGACCACCGCAAGGTCCTCGTGGTCGACGACGAGGTCGGCTTCGTGGGCGGCTACAACATCGGCGCGGACTACGCGACGAAGTGGCGCGACACGCATCTGGAGATCCGCGGCCCGTCCGTCTGGGAGCTCCGGGAGGCCTTCGTCAGCTTCTGGAACCTCCGCGCCATCCCGCGCAGGCCCCTCCTGCCCGATCTCAGCGCCTCCTTCTGGGAGCCGCGCATCCGGGCCGTCAACAACATCCCCGCGAACCTGGTGTTCCCGATCCGCGGCGTCTACCTGGACGCGATCAACCGTGCCGACAAGCACATCTTCATCACGACGGCCTACTTCATCCCCGACCGCCAGATCCTCGACGCCCTCCTGCGGGCGAGCCGCCGCGGCGTGGATGTGCGCGTGATCCTCCCCGAGGACTCCAACCACGTAGTGTCCGACTGGCTGTCCCGCGGGTTCTACTCGTCGCTGATCGGGGCCGGCGTGCAGATCCTGCTGTACCAGAACTCGATGATCCACGCGAAGACCGCGACGATCGACGGCGAGTGGAGCACCGTGGGCACGGCCAACATCGACCGGCTCAGCCTCACCGGGAACTACGAGATCAACCTCGAGATCTTCGACCGTGCACTCGCCGCCACGA
- the cpdA_2 gene encoding 3',5'-cyclic adenosine monophosphate phosphodiesterase CpdA, protein MVPRTAEHPRPQHFLLHLSDTHLVAGDGPLYGAVDSEQRLREVFDDLEASGARPQAIVFTGDLADKGEPGAYSKLRALVEPAAARLGARVIWAMGNHDDRAAFRAGLLDERSSARADAPVDAVHFVDGLRIITMDSTVPGHHHGEFTPEQLRWLAGELEVPAPHGTILALHHLPVPSVQDLAVLVELRDQRSLAGVVRGSDVRTILAGHLHYSTTAMFAGVPVSVASATCYTQDLLFDGGGTRGRDGAQSYNLVHVYEETIVHSVVPAGRHAPVGEVVSREEARRRLDAHGVTITGGRRVRELAPA, encoded by the coding sequence ATGGTCCCCAGGACAGCAGAACACCCCCGGCCCCAGCACTTCCTCCTCCATCTGAGCGACACGCACCTCGTCGCCGGTGACGGTCCGCTGTACGGCGCGGTGGACAGCGAGCAGCGGCTGAGGGAGGTGTTCGACGACCTCGAGGCGTCGGGCGCCCGCCCGCAGGCCATCGTGTTCACGGGCGACCTCGCCGACAAGGGAGAACCCGGGGCGTACTCGAAGCTCAGGGCCCTCGTGGAGCCGGCGGCAGCTCGGCTCGGGGCCAGGGTCATCTGGGCGATGGGCAACCACGACGACAGGGCCGCCTTCCGGGCGGGCCTCCTCGACGAACGATCGTCCGCCCGTGCGGATGCTCCGGTGGATGCGGTGCATTTCGTCGACGGACTGCGCATCATCACGATGGACTCGACCGTTCCCGGCCACCACCACGGCGAGTTCACCCCCGAGCAGCTCCGGTGGCTCGCGGGTGAACTGGAGGTGCCCGCGCCGCACGGGACCATCCTCGCCCTGCACCACCTTCCCGTCCCCAGCGTCCAGGACCTGGCCGTGCTGGTGGAACTGCGGGACCAGCGCTCGCTCGCCGGTGTCGTCCGGGGCTCGGACGTACGGACCATCCTCGCCGGGCACCTCCACTACTCCACGACCGCGATGTTCGCCGGCGTCCCCGTCTCGGTGGCCAGCGCCACCTGCTACACGCAGGACCTGCTGTTCGACGGCGGCGGCACCCGCGGACGGGACGGCGCCCAGTCCTACAATCTCGTGCACGTGTACGAGGAGACGATCGTCCACTCGGTGGTCCCGGCGGGCCGCCACGCCCCGGTGGGCGAGGTGGTCTCCCGGGAGGAGGCCCGCCGCAGGCTGGACGCACACGGTGTGACGATCACCGGCGGCCGTCGCGTGCGCGAGCTCGCCCCCGCCTGA
- a CDS encoding DUF159 family protein, whose protein sequence is MCGRFVIAGNRAALIDAFDVDEALVDEVEPSWNVAPTDTVQLVVERLDPETGELTRRLEPARWGLIPSWSRSAAVGARMINARSETVLEKPSFRAAALKRRGIIPADGYYEWRKNDDGSKTPVYLHGADGSPLGFAGLYEFWRDPTTASAEQPQGSWVVSCSIITRPASDALGEIHDRTPVIVPPELRGDWLDPRNDSRPAVQELLDAIPDPHLVPRLVGNRVGSVRNNGPDLIDPLPGDATADGEQQTLL, encoded by the coding sequence ATGTGCGGACGCTTCGTGATCGCGGGCAACAGGGCAGCCCTCATCGACGCCTTCGACGTCGACGAGGCGCTCGTGGACGAGGTCGAGCCCTCGTGGAACGTCGCGCCGACGGACACCGTGCAGCTCGTCGTGGAGCGGCTGGACCCGGAGACCGGGGAACTGACGCGGCGGCTCGAGCCCGCGCGGTGGGGGCTCATCCCCTCCTGGTCCCGGTCGGCGGCGGTCGGCGCGCGGATGATCAACGCGCGCAGCGAGACGGTACTGGAGAAGCCGTCCTTCCGCGCCGCTGCACTCAAGCGCCGCGGCATCATCCCCGCCGACGGGTACTACGAGTGGAGGAAGAACGACGACGGGTCGAAGACCCCCGTCTACCTGCACGGCGCCGACGGCTCCCCTCTGGGATTCGCCGGGCTGTACGAGTTCTGGCGCGACCCCACGACCGCGTCGGCGGAGCAGCCCCAGGGTTCCTGGGTGGTGAGCTGCTCGATCATCACGCGTCCCGCGAGTGACGCCCTCGGAGAGATCCATGACCGCACGCCCGTGATCGTGCCGCCGGAGCTGCGCGGTGACTGGCTCGATCCGCGGAACGACTCCCGCCCGGCGGTGCAGGAACTGCTCGACGCCATCCCGGATCCGCACCTCGTCCCGCGCCTGGTGGGCAACCGCGTCGGTTCCGTCCGGAACAACGGGCCGGACCTCATCGACCCCCTCCCCGGGGATGCCACGGCCGACGGGGAACAGCAGACGCTCCTGTAG
- a CDS encoding MBL fold metallo-hydrolase produces MIRTDIAPGIHYVEHARTNVYLVEDDDGVLLVDTGLPRSRTVLLEALGRVGRAVGDIRAVVLTHGHFDHVGTAEHLRSRYGIPVYCHPDDAHIAAHPYSYEHERSPFLYPLRYPRAVPGLLRMTVAGAVAVKGIRDTLPLTPEAAAALPGAPLLVPTPGHTKGHCGLHFPDRDAVISGDALVTLDPYTGHPGPQVVARAATADTATALRSLDALRTTSARTVLPGHGFPWRAGVESAVAQALEVGGH; encoded by the coding sequence ATGATCAGGACGGACATCGCGCCGGGCATCCACTACGTCGAGCACGCCAGGACGAATGTGTACCTGGTGGAGGACGACGACGGCGTCCTGCTCGTGGACACCGGGCTCCCCCGGTCGAGGACCGTGCTGCTCGAGGCCCTGGGCCGCGTCGGCAGGGCGGTCGGGGATATCCGCGCCGTGGTCCTGACCCACGGGCACTTCGACCACGTGGGCACGGCCGAGCACCTGCGCTCCCGGTACGGGATCCCCGTGTACTGCCACCCGGACGACGCGCACATCGCCGCGCACCCCTACAGCTACGAGCACGAGCGGTCGCCGTTCCTCTACCCCCTGCGCTATCCGCGGGCCGTTCCGGGCCTGCTGCGAATGACCGTGGCGGGAGCCGTGGCCGTCAAGGGCATCCGCGACACCCTGCCGCTCACCCCCGAGGCAGCGGCGGCGCTGCCCGGCGCCCCCCTCCTGGTCCCCACCCCGGGCCACACCAAGGGCCACTGCGGCCTGCACTTCCCGGACCGCGACGCCGTCATCAGCGGGGACGCCCTCGTGACCCTCGATCCGTACACCGGGCACCCGGGTCCGCAGGTCGTGGCGCGTGCGGCGACGGCGGACACCGCGACGGCACTGCGTTCGCTCGACGCGCTGCGCACCACGTCGGCCCGGACCGTCCTGCCGGGGCACGGCTTCCCGTGGCGTGCCGGCGTGGAGTCGGCGGTGGCGCAGGCGCTGGAGGTCGGCGGTCACTAG